The Erinaceus europaeus chromosome 16, mEriEur2.1, whole genome shotgun sequence genome includes a window with the following:
- the LOC103126205 gene encoding olfactory receptor 6S1, with product MAPGGNQSSGVTEFVLAGFPNLNDTKVELFSIFFLVYLLTLTGNVLIVGVVGADARLQTPMYFFLGNLSCLEILLTSVIIPKMLSNFLSRQHTISFAACITQFYFYFFLGASEFLLLAVMSVDRYLAICHPLHYPLLMNGMVCFWVALACWLGGLLPVLGPTVAVALLPFCGQDTVVQHFFCDSGPLLRLACTNTKKLEETDFVLATVVIVSSLMITAVSYAHIALAVLRIPSAAGRQKAFSTCTSHLMVVTLFYGSAIFLYVRPSQSGSVDTNWAVTVVTTFVTPLLNPFIYALRNERVKEVLKDIFRKVATGFWADLLLTQSFNKKTMR from the coding sequence ATGGCTCCTGGAGGGAACCAGAGCAGTGGTGTGACAGAGTTTGTCCTGGCAGGTTTCCCAAATCTCAATGACACAAAGGTGGAACTATTCTCCATCTTCTTTCTGGTCTATTTGCTAACGCTCACCGGAAATGTGCTGATCGTTGGGGTGGTCGGAGCTGATGCCCGCCTTCAGactcccatgtacttcttcctgggGAACCTGTCCTGCCTAGAGATTCTGCTCACTTCCGTCATCATCCCCAAGATGCTGAGCAATTTCCTCTCAAGGCAGCACACCATTTCCTTTGCTGCTTGTATTACccagttctatttttatttttttcttggggCCTCTGAGTTCCTGCTGCTGGCCGTCATGTCTGTGGACCGCTACCTGGCCATCTGTCATCCTCTGCACTACCCCTTGCTTATGAATGGCATGGTGTGCTTTTGGGTGGCTTTGGCCTGCTGGCTGGGGGGACTCCTCCCTGTGCTTGGCCCCACTGTGGCTGTGGCCTTGCTGCCTTTCTGTGGGCAGGATACTGTCGTGCAACACTTCTTCTGTGACAGCGGCCCACTGCTCCGCCTGGCATGCACCAACACCAAGAAGCTGGAGGAAACTGACTTTGTTCTGGCCACTGTTGTGATTGTGTCCTCGCTGATGATCACTGCTGTGTCCTACGCTCACATTGCCCTGGCGGTTCTGCGCATCCCTTCTGCTGCAGGCCGTCAGAAAGCCTTTTCCACCTGTACCTCCCACTTGATGGTAGTGACCCTCTTCTATGGAAGCGCCATTTTTCTCTATGTACGGCCGTCACAGAGTGGCTCTGTGGATACTAACTGGGCAGTGACAGTGGTCACAACATTTGTGACACCTCTTCTAAATCCATTCATCTATGCTTTACGCAACGAGCGTGTCAAGGAAGTCTTGAAAGACATATTTAGGAAGGTGGCAACTGGCTTCTGGGCAGATCTTCTACTTACTCAAAGTTTCAATAAGAAAACAATGAGGTGA